The proteins below come from a single Kosakonia sp. SMBL-WEM22 genomic window:
- a CDS encoding TonB-dependent siderophore receptor, whose product MNKKMKSLTLLVNLGIYGAALPVMAAEEKTGDASGADTIVVTAAQQNLQAPGVSTITADEIRKNPPARDVSEIIRKMPGVNLTGNATSGQRGNNRQIDIRGMGPENTLILVDGKPVTSRNSVRLGWRGERDSRGDTSWVPAEMIERIEVIRGPAAVRYGNGAAGGVVNIITKKDSADEWHGSWNAYFNAPEHKAEGATKRTDFSLSGPLGDDVSFRLYGNLAKTQADAWDINRDHQSERTGIYADTLAAGREGAINKDINGVVRWDFAPMQSLEFQAGYSRQGNLYAGDTQNTNNDSRSNNYVRENYGKETNRLYRQNYSVTWNGGWDNGITTSNWIQYEHTRNSRLGEGLAGGTEGLFNSNKFTDIDLSDVMLHNEVNLPLDLLVNQTLTLGTEWNQQRMKDLGSNTQAFQGGPISGLNGTNRSPYSSADIYSIFAEDNMELTDSTMLTPALRFDHHTIVGDNWSPSLNLSQGLGDDFTLKMGIGRAYKVPSLYQTNPNYILYSKGQGCYASGNGVGCYMMGNDDLKAETSINKEIGLEFKHDDWLAGVTWFRNDYRNKIEAGYSPMAQTAAGATKTDIYQWENVPKAVVEGLEGTLNVPVSETVAWSNNFTYMLQSKNKTTGERLSIIPEYTLNSTLSWQVTQDVSLQSTFTWYGKQQPKKYDYKGQRVTGSATNEVSPYSIVGLSGTWDVNKNVSLTAGVDNLFDKRHWRAGNAQSTGGNTGYMYGAGAETYNESGRTWFMGINTHF is encoded by the coding sequence ATGAATAAAAAGATGAAATCCCTGACCTTACTGGTCAACCTCGGGATCTACGGCGCGGCACTGCCCGTGATGGCGGCGGAGGAGAAAACTGGCGACGCCAGCGGCGCAGACACCATCGTCGTGACGGCGGCACAGCAGAATCTTCAGGCGCCCGGCGTGTCGACCATTACCGCAGATGAGATCCGTAAGAACCCGCCCGCCCGCGATGTGTCGGAAATTATCCGTAAGATGCCAGGCGTGAACTTAACCGGCAACGCCACCAGCGGCCAGCGCGGTAACAACCGTCAGATCGATATTCGCGGTATGGGCCCGGAAAACACCTTGATTCTGGTTGATGGCAAACCAGTCACCAGCCGTAACTCGGTGCGCTTAGGCTGGCGCGGCGAGCGCGACAGCCGCGGCGACACCAGTTGGGTGCCGGCAGAGATGATTGAGCGCATCGAAGTGATCCGCGGCCCGGCCGCCGTGCGCTACGGTAACGGTGCGGCGGGCGGCGTGGTGAATATCATCACCAAAAAAGATAGCGCCGACGAATGGCATGGTTCATGGAACGCCTATTTCAACGCGCCGGAGCATAAAGCGGAAGGCGCCACCAAACGCACCGACTTTAGCCTTAGCGGCCCGCTGGGCGATGATGTCAGTTTCCGTCTCTATGGTAACCTGGCAAAAACCCAGGCCGATGCCTGGGATATCAACCGTGATCACCAGTCTGAACGCACCGGGATTTACGCAGATACCCTCGCCGCCGGGCGTGAAGGCGCGATCAATAAAGATATTAACGGCGTGGTGCGCTGGGATTTCGCGCCAATGCAGTCGCTGGAGTTCCAGGCAGGCTACAGCCGCCAGGGCAACCTCTATGCGGGCGATACACAAAACACCAACAACGACAGCCGGAGCAATAACTACGTGCGCGAGAATTACGGCAAAGAGACCAACCGTCTCTATCGTCAGAATTACTCCGTCACCTGGAACGGCGGCTGGGATAACGGCATCACCACCAGCAACTGGATCCAGTATGAGCACACGCGCAACTCGCGCCTCGGCGAAGGGTTGGCCGGGGGAACGGAGGGGCTGTTCAATAGCAATAAATTCACCGATATCGATCTCTCCGATGTGATGCTGCACAACGAGGTTAACCTGCCGCTGGATCTGCTGGTTAACCAGACGCTGACGCTGGGCACCGAGTGGAACCAGCAGCGGATGAAAGATCTGGGATCCAACACTCAGGCTTTCCAGGGCGGGCCAATTAGCGGTCTGAACGGCACCAACCGTAGCCCCTACTCAAGCGCTGATATCTACTCCATTTTTGCCGAAGATAATATGGAGCTAACCGACAGCACCATGCTGACCCCGGCGCTGCGTTTCGATCACCACACCATTGTCGGCGATAACTGGAGCCCGTCGCTGAACCTTTCGCAGGGTTTAGGCGATGATTTCACGCTGAAGATGGGCATTGGTCGCGCCTATAAAGTGCCGAGCCTCTACCAGACCAACCCGAACTACATTCTCTACAGTAAAGGCCAGGGGTGTTACGCCAGCGGTAACGGCGTGGGTTGTTACATGATGGGTAACGACGACCTGAAAGCGGAGACCAGTATCAATAAAGAGATCGGTCTTGAGTTCAAACATGATGACTGGCTGGCCGGTGTGACCTGGTTCCGTAACGATTACCGCAATAAGATTGAGGCGGGTTACTCTCCGATGGCGCAAACGGCGGCGGGTGCGACCAAAACCGATATCTACCAGTGGGAAAATGTGCCGAAAGCGGTGGTTGAAGGGCTGGAGGGTACGCTGAACGTGCCGGTTTCTGAAACGGTGGCCTGGAGCAATAACTTCACCTATATGCTGCAAAGCAAGAACAAAACCACCGGCGAGCGGCTCTCCATCATTCCGGAATATACGCTCAACTCAACATTGAGCTGGCAGGTGACACAGGATGTCTCTCTGCAATCGACCTTTACCTGGTATGGCAAGCAGCAGCCTAAGAAGTATGACTACAAAGGCCAGCGCGTGACCGGATCCGCCACTAACGAAGTGAGCCCGTACAGCATTGTCGGCCTCAGCGGCACCTGGGACGTGAACAAAAACGTCAGCCTCACCGCGGGTGTTGATAACCTGTTTGATAAGCGCCACTGGCGCGCGGGCAATGCCCAAAGCACCGGCGGCAATACTGGCTATATGTATGGCGCGGGTGCAGAAACCTATAATGAATCGGGCCGTACCTGGTTTATGGGCATCAACACCCACTTCTGA
- a CDS encoding nucleoside recognition domain-containing protein produces MNIIEIIMSAGRVSVDVALYTLLPIMVVMLIIMKYLEEKGVLDAIVRITSPALKPFGISGMGIFALIQLNFVSFAAPLAALAIMERRGTSDRHLAATLAMVFAMGQANVFYPLTPFGLHWGAAIGISLIGGLAASSFTYYLAGRKLSGATLRDEEGELSQEKPRAGLIAVINGAGADAIRLSLGSLPMLLLSLTVVGILKAAGVVEALTALLTPLISFFHISPVYVLLTLTKCLAGGTAYFGVASEMAQHGQLTAAQINASAGFLVQTLDLPGIGIFLGIASRFVRLFRFALAGAIVGILLRTLLHALLF; encoded by the coding sequence ATGAATATCATCGAAATCATCATGTCGGCGGGTCGGGTATCCGTAGATGTCGCCCTCTATACCCTGCTGCCGATCATGGTGGTGATGCTCATCATTATGAAGTACCTCGAGGAGAAGGGTGTGCTGGACGCAATTGTCCGCATTACCTCCCCGGCTCTCAAACCTTTTGGCATTAGCGGGATGGGCATATTTGCCCTTATTCAGCTTAACTTTGTCAGCTTTGCTGCTCCGCTCGCCGCGCTGGCGATTATGGAGCGGCGCGGAACCTCGGATCGTCATCTCGCCGCGACGCTGGCCATGGTGTTTGCCATGGGACAGGCCAATGTCTTCTATCCTCTCACGCCCTTCGGCCTGCACTGGGGCGCTGCGATTGGCATTTCGCTGATTGGCGGGCTGGCGGCTTCATCATTTACCTATTATCTTGCCGGGCGCAAGCTCTCCGGCGCTACGCTGCGCGATGAAGAGGGTGAGCTGTCGCAGGAGAAGCCGCGCGCCGGGCTGATTGCGGTGATTAACGGCGCGGGCGCAGATGCGATTCGTTTATCGCTCGGCTCGTTGCCGATGCTGCTGCTGTCACTGACGGTGGTCGGGATCTTAAAAGCGGCGGGCGTGGTGGAGGCGTTAACCGCCCTGCTGACGCCGCTGATCTCCTTCTTTCACATCTCACCGGTCTATGTGTTGCTGACGCTGACCAAATGCCTGGCCGGCGGCACCGCTTACTTTGGCGTTGCGTCTGAAATGGCGCAGCACGGGCAGTTGACGGCGGCGCAGATTAACGCCTCGGCAGGCTTTCTGGTGCAAACCCTGGATCTCCCGGGGATCGGTATTTTCCTCGGAATCGCCAGCCGCTTTGTCCGCCTCTTCCGCTTCGCGCTTGCAGGCGCGATTGTCGGCATTCTGCTACGTACGCTGCTGCACGCGCTGCTCTTTTAG
- a CDS encoding YoaK family small membrane protein — translation MRIGIAFPVLVFIVAVVFLTWFIAGGYATPGV, via the coding sequence ATGAGAATTGGTATCGCGTTTCCCGTGCTGGTATTTATTGTCGCCGTGGTATTTCTGACCTGGTTTATCGCGGGCGGCTACGCTACGCCGGGCGTTTAA
- a CDS encoding MbtH family NRPS accessory protein → MEFTNPFDHPQGRFYILQNSAQQCSLWPAQCALPAGWHILCEPQSQSACTDWLAAHWQSLTPAHYAHPHAQ, encoded by the coding sequence ATGGAGTTCACCAACCCCTTCGATCATCCGCAAGGGCGGTTTTATATTCTGCAAAACAGCGCGCAGCAGTGCAGTTTGTGGCCCGCGCAGTGCGCGCTGCCCGCAGGCTGGCACATCCTCTGCGAGCCGCAATCGCAGTCAGCCTGTACCGACTGGCTTGCCGCACACTGGCAGAGCTTAACCCCGGCGCACTATGCGCACCCCCACGCGCAATAA
- a CDS encoding LuxR C-terminal-related transcriptional regulator, with protein MTIYGKDRLFIFGIEQIIRQLHKERGEPYRSRELAIYVTAGMDIVEMYGLFFSRPPTHYAIFISAERHFDSLTLLFPGLVKLCLAESVSVDDLRQALNVMSMLCRQNHSPGYRHDSFRFTRAEQQIMRLILGGHSLDDIARIRGVSPTTISVQRNSLMKRTGTKSLQALCSLYSAMRSGEALAS; from the coding sequence ATGACAATCTACGGCAAAGATCGCCTTTTCATCTTTGGCATTGAGCAAATCATCCGGCAATTGCATAAAGAGAGAGGCGAGCCATATCGGAGCCGCGAGCTGGCTATTTATGTCACCGCCGGGATGGATATTGTCGAGATGTACGGGCTCTTTTTTTCCCGACCGCCGACGCACTACGCGATTTTTATCTCCGCCGAGCGTCATTTTGACTCTCTGACGTTACTCTTTCCGGGGCTGGTTAAACTCTGCCTCGCAGAGAGCGTGAGTGTTGACGATCTGCGGCAGGCGCTGAACGTCATGAGCATGCTCTGCAGGCAGAATCATTCACCGGGATATCGCCACGACAGCTTCAGATTTACCCGCGCCGAGCAGCAAATTATGCGGCTGATCCTCGGTGGCCACTCCCTTGACGACATTGCCCGCATCCGTGGCGTCAGCCCCACCACCATCAGCGTGCAGCGTAACAGCCTGATGAAACGCACGGGTACTAAAAGTCTGCAGGCGCTCTGCTCGCTCTACAGCGCAATGCGCAGCGGCGAGGCGCTGGCCTCCTAA
- a CDS encoding HDOD domain-containing protein: MFSFVARQAIFDANMNTVGYELLFRDSMTNRFPDVTPEYATAQIIVEQFLGAPLGRLKEYSAIFVNFPYELLVQGMAETLPKDRVIVEILETAEPTPLLLESIKKLSAQGFRIALDDFALGDTWNDFLPFIHIIKFDVRNNTPEEIGGYIQGKAHLLRNTLFLAEKVETQQEYERYKNLGCTLFQGHFFSRPVIHAANKLIQNQAITLRLMKEVNADKPDFARIEALLKQDLALSFKLMRYAQNIVFNARGIKNVRSQSLKDIIFYLGANELRRFVLVSCLTSVNKEEIGEIYQQSLIRARFCELASSHSITRHSADDAFIVGLFSQLDSIFEMPMADLISQIDISDNVMMALKAQKGPLYPYLQLIELYENHQWEEVSALGHRLGFHRGTVAELVKTATEWTQAIPSNYR, encoded by the coding sequence ATGTTCTCTTTTGTCGCCCGCCAGGCGATTTTTGATGCAAATATGAACACAGTCGGCTACGAGTTGTTGTTCAGGGACAGTATGACCAACCGGTTTCCTGACGTCACACCGGAGTATGCGACTGCGCAAATTATTGTTGAACAGTTTCTTGGCGCACCGCTGGGGCGGTTAAAAGAGTACAGTGCGATTTTCGTCAACTTCCCTTATGAACTGCTGGTGCAGGGAATGGCGGAAACGCTGCCAAAAGATCGGGTGATTGTTGAGATCCTCGAAACCGCCGAGCCGACGCCGCTGCTGCTGGAGAGCATCAAAAAACTCTCCGCGCAGGGTTTTCGCATTGCGCTGGATGATTTCGCGCTCGGTGATACGTGGAATGATTTCCTGCCCTTCATTCACATTATTAAATTCGACGTGCGCAACAATACGCCTGAGGAGATCGGCGGTTATATTCAGGGAAAAGCGCATTTACTCCGTAATACTCTTTTTCTCGCCGAAAAGGTGGAGACGCAGCAGGAGTATGAGCGCTACAAAAACCTCGGCTGCACTCTGTTTCAGGGCCACTTCTTCAGCCGCCCGGTGATCCATGCAGCGAACAAGCTGATCCAGAATCAGGCAATCACCCTGAGACTGATGAAAGAGGTGAATGCCGATAAGCCCGATTTCGCCCGTATCGAGGCGCTGCTAAAACAGGATCTCGCCCTCTCCTTTAAGCTGATGCGCTATGCGCAAAATATTGTTTTTAACGCACGCGGAATTAAAAACGTCCGCAGCCAGTCGTTAAAAGATATTATTTTTTATCTCGGTGCCAATGAGCTGCGCCGCTTCGTGCTGGTCTCCTGTCTGACCTCGGTGAATAAAGAGGAGATTGGCGAGATCTACCAGCAGAGCCTGATTCGCGCCAGATTCTGCGAGCTTGCGTCGTCACACTCGATTACGCGCCACTCGGCAGATGACGCCTTTATCGTCGGACTCTTTTCGCAACTCGACAGCATTTTTGAAATGCCGATGGCTGACCTGATAAGCCAGATCGATATTTCCGACAATGTGATGATGGCGCTGAAAGCGCAAAAAGGGCCGCTCTACCCCTATTTGCAGCTGATTGAGCTATATGAAAACCATCAGTGGGAAGAGGTCAGCGCGTTGGGCCATCGCCTCGGTTTTCACCGCGGAACGGTGGCAGAGCTGGTCAAAACCGCGACCGAATGGACGCAGGCAATCCCGTCAAACTACCGCTAA
- a CDS encoding helix-turn-helix domain-containing protein — MMESLSVYGYRLGNNHEVEYLPFKKRLINYALPRKADYLRATMANLLSFLLTHAVGRVVADRTLQTQVWENNGLSCSSQRLWQVMNNLKRKLAAFDLPEDFILRVEGKGYLIPEERVLQLYCRRTFFTACEDASCAGVMD, encoded by the coding sequence ATGATGGAATCACTCTCGGTATATGGCTACCGTCTCGGCAACAATCATGAGGTGGAGTATCTGCCGTTTAAAAAACGCCTCATTAACTACGCGTTGCCGCGCAAGGCTGACTATTTACGCGCCACCATGGCGAACCTGCTTAGCTTTCTGCTGACGCACGCCGTGGGCCGCGTGGTGGCAGACAGAACGCTGCAAACGCAGGTGTGGGAAAATAATGGCCTGAGCTGCTCAAGCCAGCGGCTGTGGCAGGTGATGAATAACCTGAAGCGCAAACTGGCGGCGTTTGATCTGCCTGAGGATTTTATTCTGCGCGTGGAGGGCAAAGGCTACCTGATCCCCGAAGAGCGCGTGCTGCAACTCTACTGTCGCCGAACCTTTTTTACCGCCTGTGAAGACGCCTCGTGCGCGGGGGTTATGGATTAA
- the fes gene encoding enterochelin esterase: MTSTTGSDAWWASKQGPEWVKTADGRYEVTFWWRDPAGSEQASRLRRVWIYITGVTDHHQQAQPQSLARIAGSDVWCWKTTLEAGWRGSYCLIPSEQDNDFADTVFASVPPDRAALREGWRKLLPRAIADPLNAQSWRGGRGHPVSALEMPDAPLQPGWQATDTSFIPPKLLHWQSPRLQNRRRVWVYATGEAQGAERPLAILLDGQFWAESMPVWPALAALTHARQLPPAVYVLIDTIDNTHRSRELPCNPDFWLAVQEELLPLVREIAPFSDRADRTVVAGQSFGGLSALYAALHWPARFGCVLSQSGSYWWPHRGGEGEGLLIQQLKQGEIGPQGLRIVLEAGVREPLIFRTNQTLFSLLQGIQQPVFWRQVDGGHDALCWRGGLTAGLITLWQPR, encoded by the coding sequence GTGACGTCAACGACGGGAAGCGATGCCTGGTGGGCGTCAAAACAGGGGCCGGAGTGGGTGAAAACCGCCGACGGGCGCTATGAAGTGACCTTCTGGTGGCGCGATCCGGCGGGGTCAGAGCAGGCTTCGCGCCTGCGCCGGGTCTGGATCTACATCACTGGCGTGACCGATCACCATCAACAGGCGCAGCCGCAATCGCTGGCACGCATCGCCGGAAGCGATGTCTGGTGCTGGAAAACCACTCTGGAAGCGGGCTGGCGCGGCAGCTACTGCCTGATCCCGTCTGAACAGGATAACGATTTCGCTGATACCGTATTTGCCAGCGTGCCGCCGGATCGCGCGGCGCTGCGTGAAGGGTGGCGCAAACTGCTGCCACGCGCCATTGCCGACCCGCTCAATGCGCAGAGCTGGCGCGGCGGGCGCGGCCATCCGGTTTCGGCGCTGGAGATGCCCGACGCCCCGCTCCAGCCCGGCTGGCAGGCAACCGATACCTCTTTTATCCCTCCTAAGTTACTGCACTGGCAGAGTCCGCGGCTGCAAAACCGCCGCCGCGTTTGGGTCTATGCCACCGGCGAGGCGCAGGGGGCTGAACGCCCGTTGGCGATCCTGCTCGACGGCCAGTTCTGGGCCGAGAGCATGCCAGTGTGGCCTGCGCTGGCCGCGCTGACTCACGCCCGCCAGTTGCCGCCCGCGGTCTATGTGCTGATTGACACCATCGATAACACTCATCGTAGCCGCGAGCTGCCCTGTAATCCTGACTTCTGGCTGGCGGTGCAGGAGGAGCTACTGCCGCTGGTGCGGGAGATTGCGCCCTTCAGCGATCGCGCCGATCGCACGGTGGTGGCGGGGCAGAGCTTCGGCGGGCTTTCGGCGCTCTATGCCGCGCTGCACTGGCCGGCGCGCTTTGGCTGCGTGCTGAGCCAGTCCGGCTCTTACTGGTGGCCCCATCGCGGCGGCGAGGGTGAGGGGCTGCTTATCCAACAACTCAAACAGGGTGAAATAGGCCCGCAGGGGCTGCGCATTGTGCTGGAAGCCGGGGTGCGCGAGCCGCTGATTTTTCGCACCAACCAGACCCTTTTTTCCCTCTTACAAGGCATACAGCAGCCGGTTTTCTGGCGTCAGGTTGACGGCGGACATGATGCGCTTTGCTGGCGCGGCGGGCTGACGGCGGGGTTAATCACCCTCTGGCAGCCGCGGTAA